The Caloenas nicobarica isolate bCalNic1 chromosome 16, bCalNic1.hap1, whole genome shotgun sequence genome contains the following window.
GGGGGGCTCTGCAACACCTTCACACCACACCACATGGTCTTGAAGCTTCAGTGGTTCCCTCTGTGTTTGGTTTCCTGAACATAGCCAGTTCCCAGCCGGGAAACACAAAGTGGTTGGGGACCTATCCATCAAAACCAGGGGAACATGTGCCACTCAAAGGGAAGATATAACCAAGGTGTGCAAGGGAAATAAAAGGAGTATGTAACCCCACCAGCCACCCACTGACTGAGCCTCAAGCCCAACAACCACCTGACATAACCAGCCAGGAAGGCAGATGCAAGCCAGACATTTCCATCAGCAACACACGGGGCAGCCGGTCCTTGTGTGAAATAACTCACAGGGTGCTGGTGAGCTGGAGCATCCCACATCAGCAGTgggtttaaaacattttgtctgACAGAAGGGGAAGCCAGGAGGGATCCTTCTTTTTCAAGAGGTCTTTAGGGCCAACAAGAGTGCCCTTCCTGAACCTGGGATCTGGAGCAATCAGAAGTCTTGGCATATAGGCTGAGGGAAGATGAAGCACTGTGGATGAGCACTGTGTCTACATGGTCTTCCCTTCGTCTACAGGGTTCAATGCAACAGAAGTGGGGAACTGTGAAGGAGACAACCACAGCAATTCCCTGGATCTCCCAAGATCTCCAAGGGTTGGGATGACATTGGTCTGCTCTGGCTGAGGTGCTTCAGCGAGCACAGTGTCCCATGGGGACATCTGCAGATCACTGTCCCATACACCTCCTGGCACAGGGCCTCACGCTGAGTTCTCCACAGCTCACACAGCTCTGGACAGGGATAAGCGAAAAGCTTTCGTCTTCaaattctggggaaaaaaagagccttATTGTGAAAGTCAGTGCTAAGGACAGGCTCCAGGAGTGGGAACCCCCAGTGATTCATGCAACAACCAAGACAGCACGTGCCAGGAGGAGAATAGTCCAAACCTTTGGGTGGGCACAGCAGAAGGAAGCGGGAGGGGATGGCTGAGTTGGGACAGTGTCCTCAGTCCAAAAGCATTAGCACCAACCAGCAGAACTATCACCgaacaagaaaaagaggaagaaacactCCCGGTGGCCTCTCACAGAAGCGGAGATGGGAACTTGATCAGAGCTGAGCAAAGCAGCGGGAGTTGCTCCCCGCCAGCCAGCGCTCCCCAGTACCTCCAGCTCTCGGCGCAGGATGCTGTCCTGGTGCCCAAAAGCCATCTCCAGGAGCTCCTCCTGGGTGGCAGAACAACACAGAGCTTAGCGGGGGACCCCCACCGAGCCCGGCGCTCCCACCTGCCGCAGCTCTGCCCCGGCACCGCTGGCCCCACGCTGAGCGCCGGGTGCACCGAGCAGGAATTATGCACCTTGCCCGGGGCTTTCCTTTTGAAGAGGCCCTACAGATGTTTAATTAAAGCAATCTGACATTTCCTTTCTAATTAGGATTGGGGTAAAAAGCTAAATGCTATGCTATGGAAAGGAAGAATAGAGGTTTCAAAGATTATatgctgtaaataaatgtgtgccAGTGCGGCTCATGGATGCCTAACCCCATAAAGCTGCATTTACTGCAGGCGGGGGACTGCCAGTGAGGCCAGGGGACCTGAGATGGGACAACACAGCGGCTGTGGAGTGGCTTTACAGGGGATGCAGCAGCAAAAGTACACCCAACTCTGCAAACCACTGCAGCAAAACTGCCAAAAAGGGGTTTTAATATTCCCCTAGCTTACACTCACTGAGCagactgtgttttaaaatgctgtgttaGCAGTTATGTGATTTAAATGCATGTCAAGATGTTGGGGGGTGGAGGCTGACAGCCccgtggctgtggctgtgcaaTGTCCCCTGGTAGGAGCTCTCCCCAGCGCAGGGGGTGCCTTGGCACAAACCAACCCTTTTAGGCAATTTAGCCAGAGACCTCAGAGGTGTATCTGTTTGCCAAAGGCCCCTGGGTGCTGGTGTGTGCTGGAGCCCCATCGTGTCCAGCAGGTTTTTATCCGAGATCCACAGGCACCAGGAGAAGGAGGGTGCGTGCTGGGGACCTGGTGGCTCATGCCGTGGGGTGACAAGGTGAGCCCCGTGCCTCTGCAAGCCCCATGGACACATCCAACTGCCAGGCTCCACCCGGAGCGATGGGGGCAAGTGGCCACCCCCAGggagggggaggcagaggggaggcGGTGAGGGACATcaggcaggggacagagccCTGGTGACATGGTCTCTGCAAAGCACCTGAAGAAatcccctccatctcctggcaTGGGGAGGCTCCATGGCCATTGAGTTCAGATTGGGATAGGACAGAGGCAACAAAAGaataaacagcagcaaatattttggGGATAAATTAACGATGCACAGTCTTGCCAGACTAAACAGCCAGCAGGGCTTAAGAACAGCCAAGGCAACGCATGCTGACTGTCAGTACATCTCAGGAAAGTATTCCCAGACAGGCTCCTAGCCTGGGGAGAGCTGGGTTTCACTACAGGTGTAACAAAGGCTCCTGAACTCTTGCTAATCTTCACAGTTTTTAATAGACGGGAGAGTTTCTGAGCTTAATTTGTTAAACCAGAAGCAGAAACAGTGATGCTTGAGCTCCCAGTCCAGCCCTGGTCACAGATCATTAACACAGTGATAAGATGGGAGGGAAATCCTTTATGGGAATTGCCAGCAACAAATTAATAGAAGCCATTATCTACTCTCAGATATTCTGTGAACAGACAAAGTGCTTACATCTGGCAGAGACATTAGGTCTAAAGACCAGGTTAACTTACTTTATGCTTAGCACATTGTTTCTCTAGGGCCTTTTATTAATGTCCTGCAGCCTCTGTGTCCAGAGAGGAACAAAACTAACTGGTAGAAGctctgacaaaaatatttttcagcctAGAAGAACATGCTTAGATAAAGGTCTATGTAGGGATGTGGAGAAGAGAAACACTTACTTGGTATAAAATGCCACAAACTTCAGTTCATCTAAATCTCCCTGAATGACAACATCATCGAACCCTTCCCCATGGCCTGGAAGGTAGAGAAGAAGTGGATTCAGCAATAATTTCTCTGGATCCAGCTCTAGCCCCTAAGACAGAGTGTTTCAATCCAGAGCTACACAAAGAGCATCCTGCAGTCACCGAGAGATCAGCACTGGAAGATGGGGTACTGAGAAGCACCCCTTCTTTCAGAGCGGTGCAAGTGCAGGGAGACTGTTCATACTGGGCCATGCCCATGATCACAGCCGGACCCTCTGGCCCTGCACCCCACACCATGAGCAGACGGGTTTCGGAGAAGATACCAGAACCCTCAGGAGCCAGGCAGGGAAGCAGGCTGGGGGCAGAGGCTGGTGCCGAGGGTCCGCAGCAAGGGAGGTGGCTGTggcttccctgcccaggacacctCCGCCAGCACGAACTGCAGCAGCCTTGGGGAGCCCCATACCTGCGTATCGGATGCTCTTCCCGAACAGAGCAGTCCACAGATACGGGACTGTGCTGATCTCCATGCCGTGGGCCAGCATGTTCAGCGCAGCTATACGGCCTGGAAGAGAGAAGCGGCAGATTAAGTGAGGAAGCTCCGCACCGGAGCAAGAGTTGTGCTCTGCCTTCAGGTCACACCATGGCATTGACATCGCTAGTCCCAGAGTACAGGGAAACCAAGGCCTTCTGCGTAGGCTGACAAAAACCCGTACTGCAACAAGCACCAACAAGGCAACACATCACATCCTCCaaggctgggcaggggctgctcccggCAGTGCAGCTCCCACTGACATCTCACCTCTGCTGGCAGGACCGACGTGCTCATGAGCCCGTTCCAGCTCAGCTTCTGCAGGGTGACAGGGCTGAGAGCTTGATGAACTGACACCTCAAATGGGGAAGGGATGGATAAATCCCTGAGGGTATGGAGACTGTTAGGGCATTGTCCCTGCCACGGGGGCATGGCTGGATCAGAATGATCCAGAGGCTGTGTCCAAAAGCTAACTGGTGTTGGTCCAGAACCTCCCACCCAGGGCACCCACCCACTTGGAGGTCAACCTCCCCACGGGGTTGTGGCCTCGGAAAGCTccaggtcaccttgtcacacCAGGGTTTCCAGGCTTGTTGGTGCGAAGGGGAGAAAGGTCTCAGCCCTGCAGCATAGCCCTGGGCCAGCCCGGCAGCGTGGGCAGCCCAGCCGGGGATGTGAGCCTGAGCTGACATCAGGATGCAAACTCCTAAGAGTCCCAGGACAAGGAGATGATCAGGCTCCAGCAGTGACTACAGGTGCCTGGGAGCACATGGTGTTTGGGAAAGCCCATCCCTGGGCACCTGGTTTTGTAATGAGGCATCGTTAGGCAATGCACATCAAGAATGCTGACAAATGAAGGCATATCAGGGTAAAATACACGTGCGTCAAAAGGTTTAGTACAACTGCCCAGTTTCCCTATTGGCAGTTGTCTCATTCTCTCACTAGAGGGTTTGGAAATTTCCCAGGAATCTGGAAAAGGCTCTTTTCCATAAGCAATTTGCTGTGGCAAAGTGAAGGGACTGAAAAGCACCTACCATGCATATGGGCCATCTGCCAGTGAGGAACGTTCACCTTCTTATTATTCCTCAAGGCCAGTGGGAACGTGACTGCATCACCAGCTGCGAAGACTCCAGGGATGTTGGTTTGCATCATCTGCAGGGGGGAAGCACAAGTGCACGTGGATGGTGTTTGCACCCTACAGCAAACAGGGACCTGCCTGAGAGCCATCATGGTCCCCAGGGCACATGGCAACCTCTGCTCGGCTGTGGGACCCCCAGGCAGATGGGATTTAACATTCTTCACTTTCAAAGTGGACCATGCAGGCAGAGACCTGGAGCATCCTTCCGTCAGTGGGTTACCCAGCAAAGCGAGACACAGACTGGTGTGCTGGAGACCCTCTTAGAAGGTTGGCATCTGCTGGTGTTTGCAAACAGAGCCTGGCTCATTGCACACGAGTGATAAGCGCAGAGGCAGGTGCCCCTGGAGCAGAGGCAGCCCCCCAACACGCTCCTCGTTCATGGCACACACCACCCATCAGCACCAGCACTGCGCCCATCGGAGTCACTGGCGGTGGAAGGGAAAGTTGAGATCCTTTGTGATCCTTGAAAAGATGGatctttctccatttctttcccCCCAGATATTCACACCATTCCAGGATGGAGCCAAGTCGGACACAAgccccagcacccagggctgcgATCTGCAAACCCCTCATTTGCAGGCGGCCTCAGGCACCCCGCCGTGATGCTCCCAGCATCTTGGCAGATGAACTGTCCCTGAGAGAGCAGTtcggagccctggggaaactTGGCTCGGAGGAGCCCCtgaaacagccccagctcctcctgctctcccgctggcaggggctgcccccACGCTCACCTTGTTGACCACGATGAAACCTTTGGAGTCGATGTTGATGCCACTCTGCTTGAGAAAGCCTGTCGCCGGGACTGCGCCTGCAGGAGAAGGCACAGGCTGCTGGCGCGGTAGCCGGgcgtccccacagccctggggccAGCAAGTCCCCCCACAGCCAGGACAACCCGTCTGCCCCACGGCAAAGGCAGCGGCTGCTCCGGGAGCCCCGGTCCTCCCACTCCATCACTCTCCTcacccccagggtccctcctgctctcctggTCACCAGTGCACTGCTGCAATCTGCCCACCTCCTTTTTCTAATGCTTGAAGATAATTTTCAATCCACTTCTCTTTTATGGatagttggaaaaaaatatatttaaaagggAGTCCCCAGGCTTCCAAAGACAGGGTTCCTCTGCCTCCCTTACAGTCTGTACTTTTTCTTCagccttctttttccttttttgatcttttttttttctctctagccTTTGCAAATCAGAGTAGTCCGCAACTTTTGGAAAGTTACAGTGTGagaaagtatttgttttttcctcctcaagaGTAAAGGAGACAAATAGCCTCTTCTATGGCAGtgacaggaacaaaaaaagcagaggaaaaataaattggttcagagaggcttttaaaaaaaaagcaacttcagAGGATGAAATTGgtttcaatgttttctttttctggaaaaaaaacaaagcctttaCTATTTTCCAGATACATTTTCAGTTGCATTTTGGGGTGGAGGCTCTAGAGCTGTCGCTGCCGTGTCCCCACCAGCTTCACCTCTGCCGAGCAAACCCCCACCGCAGCGACGGCCCCTTACCCACACCGACCACGCAGACGTCCGCACGCAGGACCTTCCCGCTCTTCAGCACAACCTCCTTCAGCTGCACGGCACACAGGGGGACACTGCAGTTATTTTAGGGACACAAAAACTCTGCAGCAATAGCAAGCCAAGCTGGCAGCTCGCTTCGCTTTTGACGTGCGAGTTGACCATAATTCCCTATAATGGCAACAGGAGGAGGGTGGGAGCAATGAAACTGCCCCACACACTGAGGCTGGAGTGTGTTCGCTCCTGGGAGCTAAATCCAGGGACAGGAATCTCAGGGGGTAGGAAAGGGTAGAGGGCAAAACCCCAGAGGCAAAGCGAACGGCAGCCCTGGGGGTTTGCTGGggcccctgcctgcaccctaCCTTGCCCTCCTGCTCCCGCAGCTCCGACACCTCGGTCTGCATGTAGAACTTCACCCTGTTGCTCTCAAACATCTGGAGGGGTGAcacaggacagagcagggacatcAGGACCCCCAAACCGCCCCCCTCCTGGTGTCCctgagcccctgccctgctcacccTCAGGGCTCCCCCCGACCCACCCGGCAAAGGGGGTTGGCACCACCTCCATCCCCCACACATGTCCAGAAGAAGGTGCTCTACAGCGTATAGACCATGAGAGGGAAGACACAGCCCGTTCGTTCATTCTAGTGACTGCTATCACCACAGATCAGTCAATGAACAACAAACAACAAGTGCAATAAGGGAAACGAGCAGAACCCACTCtcccaccaaaaccaccactCCCCAGACAGGAAAGCAAGGTCACCTTCATGACAGCACGGCCAACCCTCTCCCCGAAGAACTTCTTGAAGGGGACTTCCTCCAGCTCCACCACGGACACCGAGTGGGCCCTCTCCGTGAGGTAGGCGGctgcctccatccctggggagcaggagcaggttCAAGCAGCTCTGGGaccagcccagcgctgcccatGCCCCCTTGTCCGCTCCGGGCTGGGGAGGTTGGAGCCTCTCTACTGGGAGATCTGGGGTGCCGCCAAGGCTGGCTGTCACAAGGGCCCACACCATTTCACGTGAGATTTATGATTTATGATGGTTGGTTCTCAGACACAAGAGGTTTCAAAGACCAAAGGGAGGAACTGGCCGCGTCAAAGCCCCAGAGTGCCCCAGGAAGCCGTAGCACCCGGAGGAGCAGACCTCAGATGCGGGAACCTTCCTCCCTCGCTGGGACTGTCTCGGCAGAGGCACGAGCTGCAGGCCAAAAACAGCCCTGGTGACTTTAGCTCTTCTCTCCAATAAGAATGGGACAATTTTCATGCTGGCAATTTCATGGGAACTTTCACCAAGACATTTTCTAcctatgggttttttttagaaacagatCCTTTTGATGACCTGCGGTTTACAATTGGCACCACAATCtacattttttctgcagatagGATTGACTGAACCTTTAAAACAggatcttttttaaaaaaaaaaaaaagaagaaaaacaaataccaaACACTTCATAATAAATTCCCTGGCTAATACCCATTTATGTTGAAGGCTTGCAGGACCCACAATAATTTTGTTATAACCAtattaagcaaaacaaagaactATCAAAGAAATGATAAGATTTTTccaatgtatttgaaaaattcaCAACCCTGATGAAAAgtagaagagaaataaacacaCAGGTTTTCACCTACCAACACAACTCTCCCAACTGAAGCCAAACCTGCACTGACACATCAGATTTGAAACCACCCAAGCACCAGTACTGGACTTGCCGCATGCTTTTTGGACCAAGACAGCAACACCTGTGTCCACGCAAGCTGAATGGCACAGCCTCTGCAGTAAAATACTTGTCTTCAGGAAGGAGGCGTCCTTACCacccacctgcagctggaggttGGACAACCTGAGGTCCAGTTTAGTGGGGGTTACCTATAACTGAGCAGCAACAAACAGGGCGAGGGACCGGTACTGTCTGCAGGAAGCCAGGGACACGTGAGACTGGACACCGCAGAGCGAGCGCTCACCCAGGAAAGATGCTCCCACGATAACCACATTCTTGCTTGTGGCCAGCTTCACCACACGGTTGGCATCTTCGGGTGTCCGGatgttgaaaacattttccaccTCCTTGCCTTTGCAGCTGAGAGCTTTGGGCCTGAAAAACACACATTGAGGGTGATACAGGTGTTTTCCCTGACTTTGTGGTGGTAATTGGGACTGCAGATCTCCTTTCTGGGGCTCCGGCAGCatctcagcctttccttttttttacctttctccaggctggagatgtaacatggaaaaaaaatgctggtggACAACAGCTGGATCACAACCGCGATCGCCggcacagcaggggctgctctgcaCCCACCCCCGGCCCCATCGCTGCACCAGGGATCAGCTCCTTCCCGGGGCGGGTTCTGCTTTGCAGCTTGTGCTCAGCTGCTGGCATGTGGTAAAATTTTCAGAAGCTTAATAGGACACCGAAAACTCACTCTGTCCTCCAGCAGATGCTTTGGAGCCAGATATTGAAAGTTTCATAAGCCCCTGCAGAGGCAAGTTCCACTGTCAGTTCCTTGGGGCACGCTGCTGACACTGTAGTAGTTTATTCTTGTCCTCCCCATGCACTTACTGGAGCCTACGCTCTTTTAAATATCTGGCCCCTGCACGCCTGACTCCCATCTGGAAATGGGACAGACAATCTTAAATAATTTAGGTACCTTAAAAACATTTACCCAGTGTACCTGGAGCTTGTGCATAAGGATTTTGAAATTATTGCCAAAGGCTTAATCCTCTTTTGAACCTAATTACTTGGCTGGTGCAGACGGCGTTTTGGCTGGGGTGCTGCACACCCGGCACCAGCCGCTGGTGCTCAGTGGGACTGTGGCTTTATCTGCACACGGGGGCTGCAGCGGGAGCCCCTGCTCCGGCTGCTCTGCCGCATGCCCTTCCCACACAAGAAATTTTGCAGAGGCTGCATTTCTCCTACGCTGTTTTGTCCCTTGGCACTAGGAGCACAAGGAAAGGGAGCCAGGATGCCTCCTTTTCATCTTAAAGGGCCAATTTTGATAAATCCCCtattgaaaacaaaccaaggCACCActcccagggtgctggggacgGTGCCGGTCCCAGGCGATGCtctgcacccagcagcagctgcgcAGAACAGGACAGGCACTTCGCTTCTGCCTTTCCTacagctggagcaggtttcAATCTGGAAAACCCCCTCCCAGAGGTAAGTCCCACAGAGGGGTCTGTCAGGCTGGGGCAACAGCAACACCTATTTGAAGCTGCAACAGAGAAGCATTAAGCTTTCATTGTCAAGAAAGATCTTAAAGGTGGGCAACAAACAGAAGACGAAAATTCAGAGGGATGAATTATCTGATTGACAGGGTTGAGTATTATTGAGGGGTGAAAAGAAGAGCAAGGTGGCGAAAATGAcctctaaaaaaacccacttcagaataatttaattttggaggcttttgttaaagaaaatatgttcaaggtattaattttcaaaatatgctcAAggcattaattttaatattctaaGGCATTAATTTTAACATTCTAAGATGATTAACTCAGCGGGAATTTCATGAGTCTCTCCCATACACTTCTTGCTCTTCCCCGAGGGAACGGAACAGCCTTAAGGTGCTGTTGGCAAATTCCTCCACCTTTTCAAATCTCTGGTTTctatcatttttttaacatatccAATAGGTGTTCCTTCTCTTGCAGACAAATTCAGTATCCAAATTCAACCACTGTTTGACCCCTTATCCCCAGGAGCAAGCTCCTCACGTTCTCAGATAATACAGTTTTCCcagtctttaaaatgtttgtttgtaGCTTACGTGTTTCCAGTTGCTATCAGCAGCTTGTTGTATTCCATCTTAAATCCATCCTTGAACACAGCTGTCTTGTTCTTGATATCTATAGCTGCAACCTGAAATCATTCCTAAATAATGTTAAGGGATGAAATCCCAGATGTTCTCTAAGATTCCAGCCCAGCCAACTTCTCTGCTAGGTTTTAGTTGCCTGGATTCCTGTCCACAGCTTAGTCAACCCAGACCTTAAATATGCCTAGCTGCCTTTTCACAAATCCTTAAAGATTTCCCaggataaataaaataatgggGAGAAATGCTTAAACCATCATTGTCTGCACCGCTCGCAGTCTGATTATCCTGATCAGAGGCCAGTTGGTCACCCCAGATCCACATGAGGACGCTTGCAAATGGCAGGTAAGAAATGATGGTTACCGTGGAGTTTGTACAGGGTGTCCTTCCCGCCACGGGAAAATCGCATTAACTGTGGTTTTGAGCAACCACAGGCAACCTGTGCCCTGGGGCATAaagctggggagctgggagagaCACAGCATTGCTGCAACAGCATCCAGCGAGCCAAGAACAGAGACAGTGGCCACATTTCCTAAACACAACCTTTGTGCCCCAGTACACAGAAGACACCATGCAGGTACACGTAGGACTCTCCTTACCTGCATTTCGGTCAGGACTTCGATGTCATATGTGCGGAAGAACTCCTTGGGGCGCAAggcaatctgctctgggtgggaATCCATTGACTgcaaaaaaagccatttttctgtCAACTCCTGTGTGTTGAACAGGCAAATGGAGAAATGCCTGTTACCAACTAAAGTCAGCAGTTGTCTGAAGTCAGTCCTTATGGCATGGGTTGAGTTGCTCTATAGGGGCTGGAATCAAAGCCTATTCAAGTAAAAGTTGTCACAAGATGCTGAACTGGGCTCTGGTTCCCTCTCTGCCTGCTCGGCGTGGTGGCGGCATTGACAAGACCTCAGGCAGGACTGCAGTGAGTGCTTCTGGGTGTCggcaaagcagctctgaatGCAGCTCCCCATAACACACAACTCCAGAGAGGCAAAAGAAGGGAGTTATCCCTCCATTATTTGGAAACCAACCAGCTGCTTTGGGAAATGGAAGACAAAAGAGCAGTAAGAACTATCAGGATTATCACAGCAAGGGCAACATTTCCAAAAGGACCTGAGTTAGTACCACGAGTTCCCTCGAAAGCCAAAGCAGGGGTGTGTGGCACATATCTGCTTGTCTTAACTGCCACGTGCAGGTTCTTGTCCTTCTCAGCCTTCCTTTCTCACTTGGGTGAGACCTACATACAGGGTTGAGCTCACATTCAAGCCCAAGTTCCTCTGTCCTTCTAACTCTGTGTCCACAAGCTCAGGCATAGGTTGGGGACAAGCTGAGCCGAGTGACCTGTgtgcaggctgctctgtgctccagcacatccctcctgcctgcagcaccgtgGGGACAGGCATGGCCACACATGCCACGGTCAAGCCCTGCAACATATCACACAGCACCGAGCAGCAGCATTGTCTGCCTGCACCGCACAGGCACGACGTTTGAGCTTGACCCAAGAGGGACAGGGGATGCAGGAACCACGGGCTTCACCATCTGCCCCGGGGGATGGATGTGCCAGGTTCTTCTCCCTGGAGGTGGCTTGGTCAGCGACTGGGACGAGCCCTGCAGGACACGCCCTCACTGTGACTTCAGATAACCCTGTACTCAGAAAAGACCCGTTTCTTAGGACTTGAGGCAGATGCAGGGTCATACGGGTTTTACTGCAAATTCTTTAAACACCCAACATTTACAGAGAGGAACATCTGACCCCACAGCTTGGGAGCGGTGGCTCCCATGCCGGTGCACAGGGcgggcagcacagagctgtgcacaACCACCACGGGTTTTACTGCTGCTCAGTGCTCCAGAGATGATAACAGGGACATCGCAGCACACCAGGGAGCAGGTCATTGTCCAAAGGGGACAAAGAGGAACAGTCCAGTGAGACCTCAGGACAGATTGATAACAGGTGTTCAGCAAGGCAGAGGAAGGGCAATGCTGCAGTTTTTGGAGGCAAGAAGTCTGCTGCTTACAGCTTCACGTGTTCCTCCTCTAATGACTCTTTCCAGGGTTAGTCCCACTTACAGTAGGATTacaaaaaatctccttttttcctaGTCTGGTCCAGAAtattctgccttctcttccaTGGGCTTTGTGCACCTTCCAAAAGCACCTACAGCTAGAGGTGTTTAGTGAAGACTTTAACAAACCAAGCATAACA
Protein-coding sequences here:
- the AIFM3 gene encoding apoptosis-inducing factor 3 isoform X2 produces the protein MGGCFSKPKPVEVKIEVVIPEKERSKEEMSPNGKASPLIYKVNGTARHYHLEEHPIASNPYHNPKDVVEASVCHVKDLENGQMREVDLGCGKALLIKEGGEFHAVGHKCPHYGAPLVKGVLSKGRVRCPWHGACFNISTGDIEDFPGLDSLPRFQVKIEKEKVYIRASKQALQTQRRTKMMAKCISLSNYNLSSTNVLIIGAGAAGLVCAETLRQEGFSDRIVMCTMDRHLPYDRPKLSKSMDSHPEQIALRPKEFFRTYDIEVLTEMQVAAIDIKNKTAVFKDGFKMEYNKLLIATGNTPKALSCKGKEVENVFNIRTPEDANRVVKLATSKNVVIVGASFLGMEAAAYLTERAHSVSVVELEEVPFKKFFGERVGRAVMKMFESNRVKFYMQTEVSELREQEGKLKEVVLKSGKVLRADVCVVGVGAVPATGFLKQSGINIDSKGFIVVNKMMQTNIPGVFAAGDAVTFPLALRNNKKVNVPHWQMAHMHGRIAALNMLAHGMEISTVPYLWTALFGKSIRYAGHGEGFDDVVIQGDLDELKFVAFYTKSDEVVAVASMNYDPIVSKVAEVLAAGRTIRKRDVELFVRHGKTGDMSWLTGKGS
- the AIFM3 gene encoding apoptosis-inducing factor 3 isoform X3, with amino-acid sequence MGGCFSKPKPVEVKIEVVIPEKERSKEEMSPNGKASPLIYKVNGTARHYHLEEHPIASNPYHNPKDVVEASVCHVKDLENGQMREVDLGCGKALLIKEGGEFHAVGHKCPHYGAPLVKGVLSKGRVRCPWHGACFNISTGDIEDFPGLDSLPRFQVKIEKEKVYIRASKQALQTQRRTKMMAKCISLSNYNLSSTNVLIIGAGAAGLVCAETLRQEGFSDRIVMCTMDRHLPYDRPKLSKSMDSHPEQIALRPKEFFRTYDIEVLTEMQVAAIDIKNKTAVFKDGFKMEYNKLLIATGNTPKALSCKGKEVENVFNIRTPEDANRVVKLATSKNVVIVGASFLGMEAAAYLTERAHSVSVVELEEVPFKKFFGERVGRAVMKMFESNRVKFYMQTEVSELREQEGKLKEVVLKSGKVLRADVCVVGVGAVPATGFLKQSGINIDSKGFIVVNKMMQTNIPGVFAAGDAVTFPLALRNNKKVNVPHWQMAHMHGRIAALNMLAHGMEISTVPYLWTALFGKSIRYAGHGEGFDDVVIQGDLDELKFVAFYTKSDEVVAVASMNYDPIVSKVAEVLAAGRTIRKRDVETGDMSWLTGKGS
- the AIFM3 gene encoding apoptosis-inducing factor 3 isoform X1, whose amino-acid sequence is MGGCFSKPKPGAFVPAVEVKIEVVIPEKERSKEEMSPNGKASPLIYKVNGTARHYHLEEHPIASNPYHNPKDVVEASVCHVKDLENGQMREVDLGCGKALLIKEGGEFHAVGHKCPHYGAPLVKGVLSKGRVRCPWHGACFNISTGDIEDFPGLDSLPRFQVKIEKEKVYIRASKQALQTQRRTKMMAKCISLSNYNLSSTNVLIIGAGAAGLVCAETLRQEGFSDRIVMCTMDRHLPYDRPKLSKSMDSHPEQIALRPKEFFRTYDIEVLTEMQVAAIDIKNKTAVFKDGFKMEYNKLLIATGNTPKALSCKGKEVENVFNIRTPEDANRVVKLATSKNVVIVGASFLGMEAAAYLTERAHSVSVVELEEVPFKKFFGERVGRAVMKMFESNRVKFYMQTEVSELREQEGKLKEVVLKSGKVLRADVCVVGVGAVPATGFLKQSGINIDSKGFIVVNKMMQTNIPGVFAAGDAVTFPLALRNNKKVNVPHWQMAHMHGRIAALNMLAHGMEISTVPYLWTALFGKSIRYAGHGEGFDDVVIQGDLDELKFVAFYTKSDEVVAVASMNYDPIVSKVAEVLAAGRTIRKRDVETGDMSWLTGKGS